The Streptococcus sp. S5 genome contains a region encoding:
- the ezrA gene encoding septation ring formation regulator EzrA, producing the protein MSSGLIVLIFIVALILIVGYVVAVILRKRNEALLAALEERKEKLYNLPVNDEVEAVKNMHLIGQSQIAFREWNQKWVDLSLNSFADIENNLFEAEGYNNSFRFMKAKQAIDNIESQIQLIDEDIKAIRQALSDLEEQEQKNSGRVVHALDMFEELQKEVTSDPDRYGSALPEIEKQIGNIQSEFSQFVTLNSSGDPVEAAEILDTAENHIVALKQIVERVPEIVTALQSKLPDQLEDLESGYRKLLESGYHFTETDIESRFQQLHASLKNNMANVSALELDNAIYENEQIQEEIDALYHIFTREIESQKVVKKLVKQLPGYLKHAKDNNSNLAAEVERLGKTFVLNEAFSQQLKELEAELSSQENVVEDALKDSSETQKAYSIVEEELEAIEARLKEIEDEQISLSDSLSKIEKDDANARQKVNIYANRLHAIKRYMDKRNLPGIPQEFLELFFTASNNTEALMDELEGDKINIESTNRLLDILTNDMNELEEATYRIVQNATLTEQLLQYSNRYRSFDDHVQAAFDESLYIFEREYDYAASFKVISDALEMVEAGVTDRFVTSYEKTREQIRF; encoded by the coding sequence ATGTCTAGTGGACTAATTGTTCTCATCTTTATTGTCGCCCTTATCTTGATTGTAGGATATGTGGTTGCAGTCATTTTGAGAAAACGAAACGAGGCCTTACTGGCAGCGCTGGAAGAACGAAAAGAAAAGTTATATAACCTTCCGGTCAACGATGAAGTTGAGGCCGTAAAAAACATGCATTTGATTGGTCAAAGTCAAATTGCATTTCGTGAATGGAATCAAAAATGGGTAGATTTATCCTTAAATTCATTTGCTGATATTGAAAACAATCTGTTTGAGGCGGAAGGCTACAATAATTCTTTCCGTTTCATGAAGGCTAAACAAGCTATTGACAATATCGAAAGTCAGATCCAGTTGATCGACGAAGATATCAAAGCGATTCGCCAAGCCCTATCAGATCTTGAAGAGCAAGAACAAAAAAATAGCGGACGTGTGGTTCATGCCTTAGATATGTTTGAAGAACTTCAAAAAGAAGTCACTTCAGATCCAGATCGTTATGGCAGTGCACTTCCTGAAATTGAAAAGCAAATTGGAAATATTCAATCTGAGTTTTCACAATTTGTCACCTTGAATTCTTCAGGTGACCCTGTTGAAGCAGCTGAAATCCTTGATACAGCTGAGAATCATATTGTGGCCTTAAAACAAATTGTTGAGCGAGTGCCAGAAATTGTCACCGCTCTTCAGTCAAAACTTCCAGACCAATTAGAGGATTTGGAAAGTGGCTACCGCAAGCTTTTGGAATCTGGCTACCACTTCACTGAAACAGATATTGAATCTCGTTTCCAACAGTTGCATGCTTCCTTGAAGAACAATATGGCAAATGTATCCGCGCTTGAATTGGACAATGCTATTTACGAAAATGAGCAAATTCAAGAGGAAATCGATGCATTGTATCACATCTTTACTCGTGAAATCGAATCACAAAAAGTCGTGAAGAAGTTAGTGAAACAACTGCCTGGCTATTTGAAACACGCAAAAGATAACAATAGCAACCTTGCAGCAGAAGTGGAACGCCTTGGTAAAACATTCGTCTTGAATGAAGCTTTCAGTCAACAATTAAAAGAGTTAGAAGCTGAGCTATCTTCACAAGAAAATGTGGTAGAAGATGCCTTGAAAGATTCATCTGAAACACAAAAAGCTTATTCTATCGTAGAAGAAGAGTTAGAAGCTATTGAGGCTCGCTTGAAAGAAATCGAAGATGAGCAAATCAGCTTAAGTGATTCCCTTTCAAAAATTGAAAAAGACGATGCCAATGCTCGCCAAAAAGTCAATATCTATGCCAACCGTTTGCATGCCATTAAACGCTATATGGACAAGCGAAACTTGCCAGGAATCCCTCAAGAATTCTTGGAATTATTCTTCACAGCAAGCAACAATACAGAGGCTTTGATGGATGAGTTGGAAGGGGATAAAATCAACATCGAATCAACCAATCGTTTGTTAGATATTTTGACAAATGATATGAATGAATTGGAAGAAGCGACGTATCGAATTGTACAAAATGCTACTTTAACGGAGCAGTTGTTGCAATACTCAAACCGTTACCGTTCATTTGATGATCATGTGCAAGCAGCTTTTGATGAATCCCTTTATATTTTCGAAAGAGAATATGACTATGCGGCTTCCTTCAAAGTCATCTCAGATGCTTTGGAGATGGTAGAAGCTGGAGTGACCGATCGCTTTGTTACTTCGTATGAAAAAACTCGGGAGCAAATTCGCTTCTAA
- the serB gene encoding phosphoserine phosphatase SerB produces the protein MKEVTGLLVMDVDGTLIRQEGIDLLAQEAGVGEKVAEITAQAMKGELDFSASLEARVALLKGLETSIFPKILEQMEVTPGAETLITELHQRGYKVGLVSGGFHEVIDPIARSLGIDLVLANRLESSDGHLTGKVLSEILTPERKKESLMTWAKENHVPRSQTIAMGDGANDLPMIETAGIGIAFMAKPIVAERAPYCIEKRDLSLVLEILDQHRKETACISY, from the coding sequence ATGAAAGAAGTAACCGGTCTCCTCGTTATGGATGTAGATGGAACCTTGATAAGACAAGAAGGAATTGATCTACTAGCTCAAGAAGCTGGCGTGGGAGAAAAAGTGGCAGAGATTACAGCACAAGCGATGAAAGGGGAGCTGGATTTTTCAGCATCTTTAGAGGCGCGTGTTGCTTTATTGAAGGGATTAGAGACCTCTATCTTTCCGAAAATTTTGGAACAGATGGAAGTCACGCCGGGTGCTGAAACCTTGATCACGGAACTGCATCAAAGAGGTTACAAGGTTGGTCTTGTTTCCGGGGGATTTCATGAAGTCATCGACCCCATCGCGAGGTCTTTAGGAATTGATCTAGTCCTAGCAAATCGTTTAGAGTCTTCTGATGGCCATTTGACAGGGAAAGTCCTTAGTGAAATTCTAACTCCTGAAAGGAAAAAAGAGTCTCTCATGACATGGGCGAAAGAAAATCATGTCCCACGAAGTCAGACGATTGCGATGGGTGATGGTGCCAATGACCTTCCGATGATTGAAACAGCCGGTATCGGGATTGCCTTTATGGCCAAGCCAATCGTCGCTGAGCGAGCCCCATATTGTATCGAGAAGAGGGATTTAAGCCTTGTTCTTGAAATTCTAGACCAGCATAGAAAGGAAACAGCATGCATATCCTACTAG
- a CDS encoding glycerate kinase, with protein sequence MHILLAPDSFKESLSAKQVAEALKKGFQEALPDVTFDLLPIGDGGEGTMETLAGVLDVTEYQTQVTGPFGQPVSMSYYQKDEMAFFEMASLVGLGSIPAEKRNPLELETRGIGELILQLVDQGVKTICVGIGGSATNDGGIGMAAGLGIAFYDEQGHLLRPVGASLGRVARIDTSAVPKALEDIELQVLTDVTNPLCGSQGATYIFGGQKGLNPLLFPAVDQAMQDFYQLADARILSMPSAGAGGGMAAGLVAFAGGQISSGIEKSLDLIDFNHKVQKADLVVVGEGRMDLQSLSGKAPVGVAKRTPEKIPVIAICGSLAEDLPAFPSHHIEAAFSIVPGPCEVADALAHAERNLISCARNIGNLLKIKAN encoded by the coding sequence ATGCATATCCTACTAGCACCGGATTCATTTAAAGAATCCTTATCTGCCAAACAAGTAGCAGAAGCCTTGAAAAAAGGATTTCAAGAGGCTCTACCAGATGTAACTTTTGACCTCCTTCCTATAGGGGATGGTGGCGAAGGCACCATGGAAACCCTAGCTGGAGTTCTAGATGTAACTGAGTACCAAACGCAAGTAACCGGACCATTTGGACAGCCTGTTTCAATGTCTTACTACCAAAAAGATGAGATGGCCTTTTTTGAGATGGCTTCTCTTGTCGGTTTAGGTTCGATTCCAGCTGAAAAACGAAATCCTCTTGAACTGGAAACACGAGGAATTGGTGAACTTATTTTGCAATTGGTTGACCAAGGAGTTAAAACAATCTGTGTGGGAATTGGCGGTTCTGCAACGAATGATGGTGGGATTGGGATGGCAGCCGGACTTGGGATAGCCTTCTATGATGAACAAGGCCATCTGCTTCGTCCTGTCGGGGCTTCACTCGGTCGTGTGGCTAGAATAGATACCAGTGCGGTTCCAAAAGCTTTAGAAGACATCGAGCTCCAAGTCTTAACGGATGTAACCAATCCTCTCTGTGGCAGTCAAGGAGCGACCTATATCTTTGGTGGGCAAAAGGGATTGAATCCGCTTCTGTTTCCAGCTGTTGATCAGGCTATGCAGGATTTTTACCAGCTAGCTGATGCACGAATTTTGTCTATGCCTAGCGCCGGAGCTGGAGGTGGCATGGCTGCTGGCTTGGTCGCTTTTGCAGGAGGACAGATTTCCTCAGGAATTGAAAAAAGTCTCGATTTGATTGACTTTAATCACAAAGTACAAAAAGCTGATCTGGTCGTGGTTGGGGAAGGTAGGATGGATCTCCAATCCCTTTCTGGGAAGGCACCTGTCGGGGTGGCCAAACGAACACCAGAGAAGATCCCAGTGATAGCTATTTGTGGTAGCTTAGCGGAGGATTTGCCTGCTTTTCCTAGTCATCACATTGAAGCTGCCTTCTCTATCGTACCTGGTCCTTGTGAGGTAGCAGATGCACTCGCTCATGCTGAAAGGAATCTGATTTCCTGTGCTCGAAATATTGGGAACCTTTTAAAAATAAAAGCAAACTAA
- a CDS encoding DUF1694 domain-containing protein: MTDINKTILEKAAGPTRFNPDEQRRFLETYEERVIASCTLEEARDKIYLEQYSTILTDISDRFHPVLVKISPALDENSQLQYLKKTKDLGLVASIVSNDCRHSPFGLIIHTDHPSGISPTDMNLQYPNLFEKKEETASPEKKSFWKRLFS; the protein is encoded by the coding sequence ATGACAGATATTAATAAAACGATTTTAGAAAAAGCTGCTGGTCCTACTCGATTCAATCCGGATGAGCAGCGTCGATTTTTGGAGACGTATGAGGAGCGGGTGATTGCTTCATGCACCTTGGAGGAGGCAAGGGACAAGATATACCTGGAGCAGTATTCGACAATCCTCACTGATATTTCAGATCGCTTTCATCCTGTTTTGGTCAAGATCTCCCCAGCTTTGGATGAAAACAGCCAGCTACAATATTTGAAAAAAACCAAGGACCTTGGCTTGGTGGCAAGCATCGTTTCGAATGACTGTCGTCATTCTCCCTTTGGTCTCATCATCCATACTGACCACCCATCTGGAATTTCACCAACAGACATGAATCTCCAGTATCCAAATTTATTTGAAAAGAAAGAAGAGACTGCCAGTCCAGAAAAGAAATCATTTTGGAAACGTCTCTTTAGCTAA
- the eno gene encoding surface-displayed alpha-enolase, producing the protein MSIITDVYAREVLDSRGNPTLEVEVYTESGAHGRGMVPSGASTGEHEAVELRDGDKSRYGGLGTQKAVDNVNNIIAEAIIGYDVRDQQAIDRAMIALDGTPNKGKLGANAILGVSIAVARAAADYLEIPLYSYLGGFNTKVLPTPMMNIINGGSHSDAPIAFQEFMIVPAGAPTFKEALRWGAEIFHALKKILKGRGLETAVGDEGGFAPRFDGTEDGVETIIAAIEAAGYVPGKDVFIGFDCASSEFYDKERKVYDYTKFEGEGAAVRTAAEQIDYLEELVNKYPIITIEDGMDENDWDGWKALTERLGGKVQLVGDDFFVTNTDYLSRGIEEKCANSILIKVNQIGTLTETFDAIEMAKEAGYTAVVSHRSGETEDSTIADIAVATNAGQIKTGSLSRTDRIAKYNQLLRIEDQLGEVAEYRGLKSFYNLKK; encoded by the coding sequence ATGTCAATTATTACTGATGTTTACGCTCGCGAAGTCCTAGACTCACGCGGTAACCCAACACTTGAAGTAGAAGTATATACTGAATCAGGTGCTCATGGACGTGGTATGGTTCCATCAGGAGCTTCTACTGGTGAACACGAAGCAGTTGAACTTCGTGACGGTGACAAATCTCGTTACGGTGGTCTTGGAACTCAAAAGGCTGTTGACAACGTAAACAACATTATTGCTGAAGCAATCATCGGCTATGATGTACGTGATCAACAAGCTATCGACCGTGCTATGATCGCTCTTGACGGTACTCCTAACAAAGGTAAATTGGGAGCAAACGCAATCCTTGGTGTGTCTATCGCTGTAGCTCGTGCTGCTGCTGACTACCTTGAAATCCCACTTTACAGCTACCTTGGTGGATTCAACACTAAAGTTCTTCCAACTCCAATGATGAACATCATCAATGGTGGATCTCACTCAGATGCTCCAATCGCTTTCCAAGAATTCATGATCGTACCTGCTGGTGCACCTACATTCAAAGAAGCTCTCCGTTGGGGTGCTGAAATCTTCCACGCACTTAAGAAAATCCTTAAAGGTCGTGGTCTTGAAACAGCCGTTGGTGACGAAGGTGGATTTGCTCCTCGTTTCGACGGAACTGAAGATGGTGTAGAAACTATCATCGCTGCTATCGAAGCTGCTGGTTATGTTCCAGGTAAAGACGTATTTATCGGATTTGACTGTGCATCATCAGAATTCTACGATAAAGAACGCAAAGTTTACGATTACACTAAATTCGAAGGTGAAGGAGCTGCTGTCCGCACTGCTGCTGAACAAATCGACTACCTTGAAGAATTGGTAAACAAATACCCAATCATCACTATCGAAGATGGTATGGACGAAAACGACTGGGACGGTTGGAAAGCTCTTACTGAACGTCTTGGTGGTAAAGTTCAATTGGTTGGTGACGACTTCTTCGTAACAAACACTGACTACCTTTCACGTGGTATCGAAGAAAAATGTGCTAACTCTATCCTTATCAAAGTTAACCAAATTGGTACTCTTACTGAAACATTCGATGCTATCGAAATGGCGAAAGAAGCTGGTTACACTGCCGTTGTATCACACCGTTCAGGTGAAACTGAAGATTCAACAATCGCTGACATCGCAGTTGCAACAAACGCAGGACAAATCAAGACTGGTTCACTTTCACGTACAGACCGTATCGCTAAATACAACCAATTGCTTCGCATCGAAGATCAACTTGGTGAAGTAGCTGAATACCGTGGATTGAAATCATTCTACAACCTTAAGAAATAA
- a CDS encoding lactonase family protein, with protein MSQTIYFGTYTKKESKGIYKAQFDPETGTLSQLELVAAEPNPTYIAFSEKGNLYSVGAEEGKGGIASFTADFQPLNHVVEEGAPLCYVSVDDRRQLVYGANYHKGQVLVYQLEADERLSFVDQDTHQGSGPHANQASPHTHYADLTPDQYLITCDLGTDSLHVYDVSEEGNLTLINQYQTAPGAGPRHLVFHPHYKTAYLINELNATIDVLFYDGMGEFEHFQTVSTLPSDYDGQKWASAIKLSADGKFLYASNRAHNSIAVFKVVADGSLELIEIVPTQGLNPRDFTLSPNQNYLIAAHQDSPNATVFKRDSASGKLTLLSDDFYVPEAVCTVFH; from the coding sequence ATGTCTCAAACCATTTATTTCGGTACCTATACCAAAAAAGAATCCAAAGGAATTTACAAGGCACAATTTGATCCTGAAACAGGGACATTGAGCCAACTTGAACTAGTGGCAGCTGAGCCCAATCCAACCTATATCGCTTTTTCTGAAAAAGGCAACCTCTACAGTGTCGGAGCTGAAGAGGGAAAAGGAGGAATCGCAAGTTTTACAGCTGATTTTCAGCCGCTCAATCACGTTGTTGAAGAGGGAGCACCACTCTGCTATGTCTCTGTCGATGACAGGCGTCAACTGGTCTATGGAGCCAACTATCACAAAGGCCAAGTTCTCGTATATCAGCTAGAGGCAGATGAACGTTTGTCCTTTGTCGATCAAGACACCCACCAAGGAAGTGGTCCTCATGCCAATCAAGCAAGTCCACATACCCACTATGCAGACCTTACACCAGATCAGTACCTGATCACGTGTGACCTAGGAACAGACAGTTTGCATGTCTATGATGTCAGTGAGGAAGGAAACCTAACCCTGATCAATCAGTATCAAACAGCTCCAGGGGCAGGACCTCGTCACCTGGTCTTTCATCCTCACTATAAGACTGCCTATCTCATCAATGAATTAAATGCTACGATCGATGTACTCTTTTATGATGGTATGGGTGAATTCGAACACTTCCAAACTGTTTCCACACTTCCATCAGACTACGATGGTCAAAAATGGGCTTCTGCTATCAAGCTCTCAGCTGATGGAAAATTCCTCTATGCATCTAACCGTGCTCACAATTCCATCGCGGTCTTCAAAGTCGTGGCTGATGGTAGCCTAGAACTGATTGAAATTGTTCCAACTCAAGGGCTCAATCCACGTGATTTCACGCTTAGTCCTAATCAAAACTATTTGATCGCAGCCCATCAAGATTCACCTAATGCCACCGTCTTCAAGCGAGATTCTGCTAGCGGAAAATTGACCCTTCTATCCGACGACTTCTATGTTCCAGAGGCCGTTTGTACGGTTTTTCATTAA
- a CDS encoding AI-2E family transporter, whose product MDNKEKQFSLSWFFRWFLDNKAITVFLVTLLLGLNLLVLSKITFIFIPIFEFAGAVMLPVIISGLLYYLLNPIVDFLERKGLKRIFAISFVFFLIAVLLIWGLAVVIPSVQRQVVSFFHNLPTYLEKANATIDDFLDNRVSSDIKPQLDEITKELSANITSWASSISGRAVNWVSNLIGVASQVIVALIIMPFIVFYLLRDGKNLKGHIVRFLPTKIRKSAEQVLSDVNTQLSNYVRGQITVAIVVAIMFIIFFKIIGLRYAVTLGISAGILNLIPYLGSFLAMLPALVLGLVAGPEMFIKVLIVFAMEQTIEGRFVSPLVLGSQLNIHPITILFVLLTSGSMFGIWGVFLGIPVYASAKVVIGAIFEWYKVVSGLYEEHNEIEEETHSES is encoded by the coding sequence GTGGATAATAAAGAAAAACAGTTTAGTTTGTCCTGGTTTTTTAGATGGTTTTTAGACAACAAGGCCATTACCGTATTTTTAGTTACCTTGCTGTTGGGCTTGAACCTTTTGGTTTTGAGTAAAATCACCTTTATTTTTATTCCTATTTTTGAGTTTGCAGGAGCCGTCATGCTGCCTGTCATTATTTCTGGTTTGCTCTATTACCTGCTTAACCCCATTGTTGACTTTCTTGAAAGAAAAGGACTCAAGCGGATTTTTGCGATTTCCTTCGTCTTTTTCTTGATTGCAGTGCTTTTAATTTGGGGTCTAGCTGTAGTGATTCCATCCGTCCAACGACAAGTGGTGAGTTTCTTTCATAACCTGCCAACTTATTTGGAAAAGGCCAATGCAACCATCGATGATTTTCTAGATAATCGCGTCTCCTCTGATATCAAACCCCAGTTAGATGAGATCACTAAGGAACTGTCTGCAAACATTACTTCTTGGGCCAGTTCGATCTCTGGGCGGGCTGTCAATTGGGTCAGCAACTTGATCGGAGTGGCTTCGCAAGTTATTGTTGCCTTGATCATCATGCCTTTTATTGTCTTTTATCTTCTTCGAGATGGAAAAAATTTAAAGGGCCACATTGTTCGCTTTTTACCGACTAAGATTCGTAAATCGGCTGAACAGGTTCTCTCAGATGTCAATACCCAACTCTCCAACTACGTTCGAGGGCAAATTACGGTAGCCATTGTCGTCGCCATTATGTTCATCATCTTCTTTAAGATCATTGGCTTGCGCTATGCGGTGACACTAGGGATCTCTGCAGGGATCTTGAATTTGATCCCATACTTGGGTAGTTTCTTAGCCATGTTACCTGCCTTAGTATTGGGCTTGGTAGCAGGGCCAGAGATGTTTATCAAGGTCTTGATTGTATTTGCAATGGAGCAAACCATTGAAGGACGTTTTGTATCACCGTTGGTTTTGGGAAGCCAGTTAAATATCCATCCGATTACCATTTTATTTGTGCTCTTGACGTCAGGATCTATGTTTGGAATCTGGGGAGTTTTCCTTGGAATTCCAGTCTATGCATCTGCTAAGGTGGTGATCGGAGCTATCTTTGAATGGTATAAGGTCGTCAGTGGCTTGTATGAAGAACACAATGAAATAGAAGAGGAAACACACAGTGAGTCATAG
- a CDS encoding tetratricopeptide repeat protein, with product MSHSQQMVEALDRQELEEAEVQFQQALLEDSEAQLLDLGQYLESIGFYPQAKEIYEQIAETYPEVYLSLATILAEEGQTEEAFAYLEEIGPESNWYVASLLVKADLYQMESLADVAREKLVEAAHLSDDPIIQLGLAEIDLELERYQEAIQEYAQLDNREILEATGISTYQRIGFAYANLGKFEAAVPFLEKALEIEFDDQIAYELATLLSDQEEFQKALIYYKQIDTLSPDFEGYEYGYALALQAENDREKALEIAKQGIQKNPFDAQLKLLASQLSYELHQPEQAEAYLLEAKEVADDLEEIALRLTTLYLEQERFDQVLAWQNEEVETVVTRWNIARALAALEKTEEAVSAYQELYEDLKDNPEFLEAYVYLLREAGDVTKAREVANQYLAIVPDDVQMQTLYDSL from the coding sequence GTGAGTCATAGTCAACAAATGGTAGAGGCTCTCGATCGGCAAGAGCTAGAAGAGGCAGAAGTTCAATTTCAACAGGCTTTGTTAGAAGATAGTGAAGCACAATTATTGGATTTAGGTCAATATCTTGAAAGTATCGGTTTTTACCCTCAGGCAAAAGAAATCTATGAACAGATTGCAGAAACCTACCCAGAAGTGTATCTGAGTTTGGCAACCATCCTTGCAGAGGAAGGCCAAACGGAAGAGGCCTTTGCTTATTTAGAAGAAATTGGACCTGAATCAAACTGGTATGTGGCCAGTCTCTTGGTTAAGGCGGATCTCTATCAGATGGAAAGCTTAGCAGATGTGGCGCGTGAAAAATTAGTTGAAGCTGCTCATTTGTCTGATGATCCGATCATTCAATTAGGGCTAGCTGAAATTGATCTGGAATTGGAACGCTACCAAGAGGCTATCCAAGAGTATGCCCAGTTAGACAATCGGGAGATTTTAGAAGCAACAGGAATTTCCACCTATCAACGAATTGGGTTTGCCTATGCCAATCTTGGTAAGTTTGAAGCAGCTGTTCCTTTCTTAGAGAAAGCTCTGGAGATTGAATTTGATGACCAGATTGCTTACGAATTAGCGACCTTATTGTCTGACCAAGAAGAATTCCAAAAAGCCCTGATCTACTACAAACAAATTGATACCTTGTCGCCTGATTTTGAGGGCTATGAGTACGGTTATGCCTTGGCTTTACAGGCTGAAAATGACCGTGAAAAAGCGCTTGAGATTGCTAAACAAGGGATCCAGAAGAATCCATTTGATGCCCAATTGAAGCTCCTTGCTTCTCAGCTTTCCTATGAACTCCACCAGCCTGAGCAAGCAGAAGCTTATCTATTAGAGGCTAAAGAAGTGGCAGATGATCTCGAAGAGATTGCTCTTCGCCTGACCACTCTTTATTTGGAACAGGAACGCTTTGACCAAGTCTTGGCTTGGCAAAATGAAGAAGTCGAAACAGTTGTCACTCGGTGGAACATTGCCCGTGCCTTGGCTGCCTTGGAGAAAACAGAAGAGGCCGTCTCAGCCTACCAAGAGCTCTATGAGGATTTAAAGGACAACCCAGAATTCCTCGAAGCCTATGTTTATTTGTTGCGTGAGGCTGGAGATGTGACGAAGGCGCGTGAAGTGGCTAACCAGTATTTGGCCATCGTACCAGACGATGTGCAGATGCAAACCCTCTATGATAGCCTCTAA
- the budA gene encoding acetolactate decarboxylase, with product MEPVKLFQYNTLGALMAGLYGGSFTIGELLEHGDLGVGTLDSIDGELIVLDGKAYQAKGSGDHPEIVEVSPDAKVPYAAVVPHQAEVIFRQRFEMTDEELEARIESYYDGENLFRSIKIHGDFAKMHVRMIPKSTPEMKFAEVATHQPEYTRENVTGTIVGFWTPEIFHGVSVAGYHLHFISDDHTFGGHVMDFVITEGIVEVGAIDQLDQRFPVQDRQYLFAKFNVDEVKEDINKAE from the coding sequence ATGGAACCAGTGAAACTTTTTCAATACAATACCTTAGGTGCCCTAATGGCGGGTCTGTACGGGGGTTCATTTACGATTGGAGAACTCTTGGAACACGGAGATCTCGGAGTTGGGACGCTTGATTCTATTGATGGAGAGTTGATCGTTTTAGATGGTAAGGCATATCAGGCCAAGGGATCAGGGGACCATCCTGAAATAGTCGAAGTTTCTCCGGATGCCAAGGTTCCTTATGCAGCAGTCGTCCCTCACCAAGCAGAAGTGATTTTCCGCCAACGTTTTGAAATGACAGACGAGGAATTGGAAGCCCGTATTGAGTCTTATTATGATGGGGAAAATCTTTTCCGCTCCATTAAGATTCATGGTGACTTTGCCAAGATGCATGTCCGTATGATTCCAAAATCAACACCTGAGATGAAGTTTGCAGAGGTTGCCACCCATCAGCCAGAGTATACACGAGAAAATGTTACTGGAACCATCGTCGGTTTTTGGACACCAGAAATTTTCCATGGCGTGAGCGTGGCTGGTTATCATTTGCACTTTATTTCAGATGACCACACCTTTGGTGGCCATGTCATGGATTTTGTCATCACAGAAGGGATTGTAGAGGTGGGGGCCATCGATCAGCTGGATCAACGTTTCCCAGTTCAAGACCGTCAGTACCTCTTTGCCAAATTCAATGTTGATGAGGTCAAAGAAGACATTAATAAAGCAGAATAA